Proteins from one Rhizobium sp. CB3090 genomic window:
- a CDS encoding ABC transporter ATP-binding protein: MSTSVEFRNVSRKYGASFFALRNTSIKIAAEEFVSLLGPSGSGKSTMLKLLAGFDAPSSGDILIDGRSILSMPPHLRGIGMVFQNYALFPHMSVADNIAFPLRVRKASDDTVRKRVADVLGITRLEALAERFPRELSGGQQQRVALARAIVFDPKVLLMDEPLGALDKHLREQLKFEIKRIQQQFRMTVLFVTHDQDEALVLSDRIAIMRDGVIEQLSTPQELYHKPRTKFVATFVGESNLIECMNDNGRLHSDGATFAIAPSKAGHNCAVMIRPECIRISRQPSPGAMAGRMKETVFLGEATRYIINAGRHEIVAKPRLEQYEQYSPGDDVFLSWKSDDVVVLDG, translated from the coding sequence ATCAAAATTGCTGCGGAGGAGTTTGTTTCGTTGCTTGGGCCTTCCGGCTCCGGCAAATCAACGATGCTCAAGCTGCTTGCCGGCTTCGATGCGCCCAGCTCCGGCGACATCCTCATAGATGGCCGCTCTATACTCTCCATGCCGCCCCATCTCCGAGGGATCGGTATGGTGTTCCAAAACTACGCGCTATTCCCCCACATGAGCGTAGCGGACAACATTGCCTTCCCACTTCGCGTCCGCAAAGCATCAGACGACACAGTTCGGAAACGAGTCGCCGATGTGCTCGGTATCACGAGGCTAGAGGCCCTAGCCGAGAGGTTCCCGCGAGAATTGTCCGGCGGCCAACAGCAAAGAGTGGCTCTTGCCCGCGCGATCGTCTTCGATCCGAAGGTCCTCTTGATGGATGAGCCCTTGGGAGCGCTGGACAAGCATCTGCGAGAACAACTGAAATTCGAGATCAAACGGATTCAGCAACAGTTCCGCATGACCGTCTTGTTCGTGACCCATGACCAGGACGAAGCTCTTGTGCTTTCGGATCGGATCGCAATCATGCGTGACGGGGTTATTGAGCAACTTTCGACGCCGCAGGAGCTCTACCACAAACCGAGAACCAAATTCGTTGCCACCTTCGTCGGAGAATCCAATCTGATCGAGTGCATGAATGACAATGGCCGCCTCCACAGCGATGGAGCGACTTTTGCGATCGCTCCTTCGAAGGCGGGACATAACTGTGCGGTCATGATCCGACCTGAATGTATCAGAATCTCCCGTCAGCCTAGCCCGGGAGCGATGGCCGGTCGAATGAAAGAGACCGTTTTCCTTGGCGAGGCCACTCGCTACATCATCAACGCCGGCAGACACGAGATCGTCGCAAAGCCAAGGCTCGAGCAGTACGAGCAATATAGCCCGGGCGACGACGTTTTTCTGAGCTGGAAAAGCGATGACGTAGTCGTTCTAGACGGCTAA